A region of Roseobacter litoralis Och 149 DNA encodes the following proteins:
- a CDS encoding HlyD family type I secretion periplasmic adaptor subunit gives MNGQSQQPRAWKATGPLMVGITALLILVGVIGVWSVQARIAGAVIASGNIEVESNRQVLQHPQGGVVGALPVKDGDFVNAGDTVLRFDDTQLRSELAIVEGQLFEILARKARLKAERDGLDALPLTEELAELAAEDDAVQALIDGQAQLFEARATSLQQSSEQILEQIAQAENQIEGATAQLAALETQRGLIEAELTDSQTLFEKGLAPASRVSSLQREQARLLGEIGSVTSSIAQLRGEIASLSIERISLTSRLREEAISTLRDLQFQEVELVQRRLSTTDTLSRMELRAPVSGVIYGSRIFALRSVVSPAEPIMYIIPQDQPMVVAARVDPIHIDQVHVGQEATLRFAAFDQRMTPEIIGHVVRMSADVFTDEVTGMSYYEVKLVPMDGEAEKLGGQVLLPGMPVEAFIKTAERSPLNYLAKPLTDYFTRAFREG, from the coding sequence ATGAACGGACAATCGCAGCAACCACGCGCATGGAAAGCAACCGGCCCGCTGATGGTTGGGATAACCGCGCTTTTGATATTGGTCGGGGTGATCGGCGTCTGGAGTGTTCAGGCGCGCATTGCAGGGGCTGTCATTGCCTCGGGCAATATCGAGGTGGAATCCAACCGGCAGGTTTTGCAACACCCACAGGGGGGTGTGGTTGGTGCGTTGCCCGTGAAAGATGGCGATTTTGTGAACGCCGGGGATACCGTCCTGCGCTTTGATGACACCCAGTTGCGCTCGGAACTTGCGATTGTCGAGGGGCAGCTTTTTGAGATCCTCGCGCGCAAAGCAAGATTGAAAGCAGAGCGTGATGGTCTGGATGCGTTGCCGCTTACGGAAGAACTGGCCGAACTGGCCGCAGAGGATGACGCCGTTCAGGCGTTGATTGACGGGCAAGCACAGCTGTTCGAGGCGCGGGCGACTTCCTTGCAGCAAAGTTCAGAACAGATACTGGAGCAGATCGCGCAGGCGGAGAACCAGATCGAAGGGGCGACCGCACAGCTTGCAGCGCTTGAAACCCAACGCGGCCTGATTGAAGCTGAATTGACCGACAGCCAGACGCTGTTTGAAAAAGGACTTGCCCCGGCTTCACGTGTCTCTTCGCTGCAACGCGAGCAGGCGCGGCTGTTGGGTGAAATTGGCAGTGTGACGTCCAGTATCGCTCAGCTGCGCGGTGAGATTGCATCGCTCAGCATTGAACGGATTTCGCTGACGTCGCGGTTGCGAGAAGAAGCTATTTCGACCCTGCGCGACTTACAGTTTCAGGAGGTCGAGCTTGTCCAGCGCCGCCTGAGCACCACGGATACCTTATCGCGGATGGAGCTACGGGCCCCGGTCAGCGGCGTCATCTACGGATCGCGCATATTTGCTTTGCGGTCGGTTGTCTCACCGGCTGAACCGATCATGTACATTATCCCGCAAGACCAGCCCATGGTCGTCGCGGCACGGGTTGACCCCATTCACATTGATCAGGTGCATGTCGGTCAGGAAGCCACCTTGCGTTTTGCAGCCTTCGACCAGCGCATGACACCTGAAATTATCGGGCATGTGGTTCGAATGTCAGCGGATGTGTTCACCGATGAAGTCACCGGCATGTCCTATTACGAGGTCAAGCTGGTCCCGATGGATGGTGAGGCAGAGAAACTTGGCGGGCAGGTGCTGTTGCCCGGCATGCCTGTTGAAGCCTTCATCAAAACGGCGGAGCGTTCGCCGCTCAACTATCTGGCCAAACCTTTGACCGACTATTTCACGCGCGCTTTCCGCGAGGGCTGA